Part of the candidate division WOR-3 bacterium genome is shown below.
CGCTTCGACTATCGAGATGACCAGCGAGGAGTCGGCGACCGCCCGGCCTGCCGCGTCGTTCACCCAGATCCTAACACGGTAGTCGGGGGCTGGTTTCAGCCCAGACGTATTCCAGAATCCACAAACGGGAACGCCGCCACGGGCGGACACGAGCAGGCTGTGAGCACCGGACGAGAACGCAGCGGAGGCCGACGAGACCTCAATCGTACCACCTTCGATTTCCCCGGTGCCTGCCCTGGGATAGACCTGGATTCTGACAAGGGAACTGCGCGGGTACTTTCCGCTGGAGTCACTGCCCACATACGCGGCAACTCTCTCGATCTGCACTCCGACCTCAGTTGGCGCGACTGCGAGACCCAGGCACTTCGGGGCCTCCGCGGACCGTGCAACAAAAGGCGAGTTGCGGCCTTCCCCGAGCGGGACGCCGGACTGCGACCGGCTGGAACCGCCAGTCGCAAGGCAAAGAGCCGCGGCTGCGACGAATAGGAACTTCCATCTATCCACCCTGGCCTCCTCTTCAGCGGCTAGCGGAGAAACCGTCTCCCCGCGACGATCCGGTCCTGCGGAGCGAACTTGTCTGACTGAGTGTGCGTCGTACGCCACTCAGCTTGACAAGCGTAGTGAACCGAGGCAGGACGTGCTTCGGTCTCGTACACCCCTGCCCGGCACGCTAGTCTAAGGTGCCGACCCTGGCTGTCAAGCTCTGCGTCGCTGCCCATAGACAACCGAGTCAACCACCCCGAAACACCGCTGACGGGCGTCCGCCAACGCGACCAACGCCACCGAGAGCGGGACGGGTTCCACCGTTTCCTCGAAACTACCCTGGGGGAACTAGGGGGGGGAGTTAGGGCAGTCGCCTGTTTGGCGACTCGCTGTAACTAAGGACAGGCACCTCATCTCTCGAAGCTCCCACGAGGCATTGCAGATTGCCGATTGTAGATTGCAGGTCGGCGAAAGTAGATCAGCCGCGGTCTGACGGAGTCGGAACCGCGCGAAGTTACCCGGGTTTTCCGGCTGCGGTGATGGTCCAGCCCCGGCGGCGCCAGGCCGGCTAGGGCAGCGTGTCGCGGCGAAGGTAGAGCTGGAGGTCGCGGCGCACGGCTGAGCCGAACACACCGACCCCGCCGGTCACACGGTTCACGTACTGACCGCCCCCGTCGTCGACCCAGTAGAAGTAGTTGGAGTCCACCGCGTAGATGCTGAGCCGCTGGCTCACAGCGGTGTCGCCGTAGAGGAAGGCGAGCTGCGGGATGTTCACCTTCAGAGAGTCGTAGTCGTCGCCGAGCGAGTCGTTCGCTATGACCAGGTCGAAGACAAACTCCTGACGCCGCTGCTCAATGCGACGCGACAGGTAGTAGCCTTTCGCCCCGGGGCAGCGGCTCCAGCCGATCGAGTCGGCCAGCGTCACCGTGTCGCCGTCTTCGGGATAGAGAATCGTGAAGTCACAGGGAGTGATCGTCGAGGCGTTCACCGTGTCGAACCCGGCGCGGGTCACGCGTAGCCGGATGGTCTCATCCGGGCCGATCGCCGGTGCGGAGCCGGTCCAGTCGAACGCGTAGCGGTCGCGGTCGGCCCAGGGCAGGCGGAACGAATCGGCGGCACGGAGGAGCCACACATCGGCGCCGACAAAGGTGCTGTCGAACTGCTCGTCCAGGCCGTAGGTCCGGTTGACCTGCACAGTTGCCGCGGTTGCGCCAACCCGGAGCTGGGCGTGGACCGCGAGCTCGGGTACGAACTGCCCGTCCGGGCCTCCGTCGCACCCGAAAAGAAGCGCCAGCACGA
Proteins encoded:
- a CDS encoding DUF4249 family protein; protein product: MKGIAERMYYHSGGRAAALALVLALLFGCDGGPDGQFVPELAVHAQLRVGATAATVQVNRTYGLDEQFDSTFVGADVWLLRAADSFRLPWADRDRYAFDWTGSAPAIGPDETIRLRVTRAGFDTVNASTITPCDFTILYPEDGDTVTLADSIGWSRCPGAKGYYLSRRIEQRRQEFVFDLVIANDSLGDDYDSLKVNIPQLAFLYGDTAVSQRLSIYAVDSNYFYWVDDGGGQYVNRVTGGVGVFGSAVRRDLQLYLRRDTLP